Proteins encoded by one window of Vigna radiata var. radiata cultivar VC1973A chromosome 5, Vradiata_ver6, whole genome shotgun sequence:
- the LOC106760273 gene encoding heat shock 22 kDa protein, mitochondrial-like: MASSLIAKRFFSSSLLSKSIIRPAVSASRSFNTNVMRNYNDRNDDVERRSELSSPRTTRRDDIFSDVLDPFFPTRSLSQVLNMMDQFMDNSFLSAPHGIGAGAGVRRGWNARETEDGLLLRMDMPGLGKEEEICVYLYQRSRSSE; this comes from the coding sequence ATGGCGTCCTCTCTCATTGCAAAGCGctttttctcctcttctctcctctCCAAGTCTATCATTCGTCCCGCTGTTTCAGCCTCTCGCTCTTTCAACACCAACGTCATGCGCAACTACAACGACCGGAACGACGACGTTGAACGTCGCTCAGAACTCTCTTCCCCTCGTACCACACGTCGTGACGATATCTTCTCAGACGTGCTGGATCCGTTTTTCCCTACTCGGAGTTTAAGCCAGGTTCTAAACATGATGGATCAGTTCATGGACAATTCGTTCCTCTCTGCGCCTCACGGTATCGGAGCTGGAGCCGGAGTTCGTCGCGGATGGAACGCGAGAGAGACAGAAGATGGTCTGCTTCTTCGCATGGACATGCCTGGACTTGGCAAAGAAGAAGAGATATGTGTATATCTCTATCAAAGATCAAGAAGCTCAGAATAA